In a genomic window of Rhododendron vialii isolate Sample 1 chromosome 12a, ASM3025357v1:
- the LOC131309694 gene encoding uncharacterized protein LOC131309694: protein MWEGWPLCEKLSAWGRDTKRVGFGAATEGGQSSGRQSFQGTQRQQQPHFCQTTSAQGSQVERRASSSTPTQGFDQRGGHVQGQMTQGNAFAITSAIPPPVTSQTPETSIVRSIFLLFNSFARVLFDSGASHSFIAASFACALELEIESINSPLLVETPIRGRSPLDRVCQDCELVIRDRRFTFDFIMLIMSGFDLILGMDWLFTFHATINCFKHRVRICPPGGACFEFFGERREPLEPYLCGSREQEPMCALLESLALDEDVSAYGELPLVVCDFLDVFPKELLGLPPEKEIEFTIDLLPGTAPISIPPYHFAPTELRELKTQLQELKNLGFICPSTSPWGAPALFA, encoded by the coding sequence ATGTGGGAAGGCTGGCCATTATGCGAGAAACTGTCCGCATGGGGAAGGGACACGAAGCGAGTCGGGTTCGGTGCAGCAACCGAGGGTGGTCAGAGTTCTGGTCGGCAATCATTCCAAGGAactcagaggcagcagcagcctcACTTTTGTCAGACCACATCAGCTCAGGGATCTCAGGTCGAGAGAAGAGCGAGTTCTTCGACACCTACTCAGGGTTTCGATCAGCGAGGTGGACACGTTCAGGGTCAGATGACTCAAGGAAATGCTTTTGCTATCACCTCTGCTATTCCACCTCCTGTTACTTCTCAGACCCCGGAGACTTCGATTGTGAGGAGTATATTTCTTCTGTTTAACTCCTTTGCTAGAGTactatttgattctggagcatcacactcattcattgctgcatcttttgcttGTGCATTGGAATTGGAGATTGAAAGTATCAACTCTCCTTTGCTTGTTGAGACACCTATAAGGGGTAGATCGCCGTTAGATCGTGTTTGCCAGGATTGTGAGCTTGTTATTCGAGATCGCCGTTTTACCTTTGACTTCATCATGTTGATTATGTCAGGGTTCGaccttattttgggaatggattggttgttTACATTTCACGCTACCATAAATTGCTTCAAGCATCGAGTCCGCATTTGTCCGCCTGGGggtgcttgttttgagttctttggggagcgtcgggaaccgTTAGAGCCGTATTTGTGTGGATCTCGAGAGCAAGAGCCGATGTGTGCCTTATTAGAGAGCTTGGCCTTAGATGAGGATGTGTCCGCATACGGGGAGTTGCCCCttgttgtttgtgattttttggACGTATTTCCGAAGGAGTTACTTGGTTTGCCACCCGAGAAAGAGATTGAGTTCACCATCGATTTACTTCCTGGCACCGCTCCTATTTCCATACCTCCTTATCATTTTGCGCCCACCGAGTTGCGAGAATTGAAGACTCAGTTGCAAGAATTGAAGAATTTGGGGTTTATCTGtccgagtacgtcaccatggggagcaccgGCATTGTTTGCTTAG